From the Armatimonadota bacterium genome, one window contains:
- the tsf gene encoding translation elongation factor Ts: MADINAGIVKDLREKTGAGMMDCKKALQECGGDIEKAITILREKGAAVLAKRESKTASEGTVETYIHTGGKIGVLVELSCETDFVAKTDDFKELAKDIAMHISWSNPEYLTREDIPAEKLEAEREVHRQWAMNQGKPEAALPKIVEGRMDKFFSTVVLMDQPFIKNEDQTIGELVKEKAAKLGEKMGVRRFARFRVGEEG, translated from the coding sequence GTGGCGGATATCAACGCTGGAATAGTCAAAGACCTGAGAGAGAAGACCGGCGCCGGAATGATGGACTGCAAGAAGGCCCTTCAGGAGTGCGGCGGTGACATAGAGAAGGCGATTACCATCCTGCGGGAGAAGGGCGCCGCCGTGCTCGCCAAGCGCGAGTCGAAGACCGCCTCGGAAGGCACGGTGGAGACCTACATCCACACCGGAGGCAAGATCGGCGTGCTCGTGGAGTTGAGCTGCGAAACGGACTTCGTGGCGAAGACCGACGACTTCAAGGAGCTGGCCAAGGATATCGCCATGCACATATCCTGGAGCAACCCGGAGTACCTGACCCGCGAGGACATCCCGGCCGAGAAGCTCGAGGCCGAGCGCGAAGTCCACAGGCAGTGGGCGATGAACCAGGGCAAGCCCGAGGCCGCTCTGCCCAAGATCGTCGAGGGCCGCATGGACAAGTTCTTCTCGACGGTCGTACTCATGGACCAGCCGTTCATCAAGAACGAGGACCAGACCATCGGAGAGCTGGTGAAAGAGAAGGCGGCCAAGCTCGGCGAGAAGATGGGGGTCCGCCGGTTCGCCAGGTTCAGGGTCGGCGAGGAAGGCTGA
- a CDS encoding UMP kinase, whose translation MTPQAPKWKRVLLKLSGEAFAGSQSFGIDPDTVKRLAEDIVEARRTGVDVAVVVGGGNIIRGGRASSKGIDRASADYMGMLGTVINALALQDALEKLGADTRVQTAITMSAVAEPFIRRRAIRHMEKGRIVILAAGTGMPYFSTDTAAVQRALEIHADAVLKATNVDGVYDKDPRKNTDAVRFEQLDFMEAISKGLGIMDLTAFSLCKENDLPIVVFDASKPGNIKRAVCGEPIGTYVGRVDQ comes from the coding sequence ATGACGCCACAAGCTCCGAAATGGAAGCGAGTCCTGCTCAAGCTGAGCGGCGAGGCATTCGCCGGCTCCCAGTCATTCGGTATTGACCCCGACACCGTCAAACGCCTGGCCGAGGACATAGTAGAGGCGCGCCGGACCGGCGTGGACGTGGCGGTCGTCGTCGGAGGTGGGAATATCATACGCGGCGGAAGGGCATCGAGCAAGGGGATAGACCGCGCGAGCGCGGACTACATGGGCATGCTCGGCACGGTCATCAACGCCCTTGCCCTGCAGGACGCCCTGGAGAAGCTCGGCGCCGACACGCGCGTCCAGACCGCCATAACGATGTCCGCCGTGGCCGAGCCGTTCATCCGCCGACGCGCCATACGGCACATGGAGAAGGGCCGCATCGTCATACTGGCGGCGGGGACCGGCATGCCGTACTTCTCCACCGACACCGCCGCCGTGCAGCGCGCGCTCGAGATTCACGCCGACGCGGTGCTCAAGGCGACGAACGTTGACGGCGTCTACGACAAGGACCCCCGCAAGAACACCGACGCGGTCAGATTCGAGCAGCTCGACTTCATGGAGGCGATCAGCAAGGGCCTGGGCATAATGGACCTGACGGCGTTCTCGCTCTGCAAGGAGAACGACCTGCCGATAGTGGTTTTCGATGCAAGCAAGCCGGGAAACATCAAACGGGCCGTCTGCGGCGAACCGATCGGAACTTACGTTGGGAGGGTAGACCAGT